The sequence TGGCCCCTTCAATTATCCGTTTCAATTGTTGATTGAACCGTTAATTGGTGCGATCGCCGCCGGGAACTGCGCCGTACTCAAGCCCTCCGAGAGTACACCCAACGTCTCGGCAGTAATTGAGGAATTGATCAAGGAAGCCTTTGAGCCACAGTACATCCGGCTTGTGCAAGGCGAGAAAGAAACGACACACTTATTGATCCATGCCAAGTTTGATTATATTTTCTTTACCGGAAGTGTGCCGGTTGGCAAGCTGGTAATGGCCGCTGCTGCACGCAATCTTGTACCCGTAACGCTTGAGCTTGGCGGGAAAAGCCCAGTTATTGTCGATAAGACCGCAAATCTTGACGTAGCCGCGAAACGAATTGTTTGGGGAAAGTTAGTCAATGCGGGTCAGACCTGTATTGCACCAGATTATATGCTAGTGCATAGTGAAATCGCAGGCGAGCTAATCTCCAAAATCAAACAATGCATCACCCATTTCTATGGAATAGATATTCAACAGAATCCTGATTATGGCCGCATCGTGAACGAGCGCCAGCTGCACAGGCTTGAGCGCATGATTGAAGCAGACCGAACGAAGGTTATTATGGGCGGCATCGTCGTAGAAGCGGATCTTTATATTGAACCCACTCTTCTCTACCCTGTGACCTGGAATGACAGTTCAATGGAGGATGAAATCTTCGGGCCAATTTTGCCTATTATAGAATATAGCGACCTGGATGAAGCCATTCAGAGTATTAACGATCACCCGAAACCACTGGCATTATATCTATTTACAGAGGATAAACAGGTAGAGCAGGAGGTGCTTGACCGGGTTTCTTTCGGGGGAGGTTGTATTAACGATACGATCTCGCATGTTTCGAACACTTATATGCCCTTTGGCGGCGTTGGCCATTCGGGCATCGGCGGATACCATGGGCAACATAGTTTTGCTGTATTTTCCCATCGTAAAAGCATCGTGAAGAGAAGCACTAGAATAGACTTCGGCATCGTTTACCCACCCTATGGCAACAAAGTTAAGCTGGCCCGGAGGCTTCTGAAATAAGAATACCTCATCTCCCTTAAACCCAACCTATTCCATAACAATAAAATGGCGTTGGATCCTATCGCACCTGGTTGCTCAAGGAAGTCCAGCCGTTCTGGCGTTTCCACGAGCTAAGCAGAACAAGAAAAAGGACCGGCCCACAAACACATCTCTGTGCTTGCAGCCGGTCCTTTTCTGCATAATTTATGCTCGTTAATAGTCTAAGGTATACTTAAATGTTGTCAAAGCTTGAGATCAGTTCATCGAGAACATCTTTACTAACCATCTTACCTTTGAAGTTGATGAGATTCTCTGCACTACCGGAGAAGATACAAGTAGGCTCGTATTTTCTAAGAATGATTTTTTCTCCATCCACGAAAATTTCGAGCGGGTCTTTTATGTCAATTCCCATCGTTCTGCGTAGTTCAATCGGAATCACGATACGTCCCAGTTCATCCACTTTTCTTACAATACCTGTCGCTTTCATCATTATGCATCCTCCTTGAAATAATACTTATATAATCATTCGTGTTAAAAGCTTTCAAAGCTTCTATAAAGTAGTAATGATTATGCCATACCTGCATTGTAAAGTGCTATTTCTTTCCTGTCAATTTTATTTCTACAACTTTTGATATATATCGACAAAATATTCAAAAAGTTTAGCTTTAATTCGACAAAAATAAATTTCATTTTCCTTCATCATGCTTCCTTAAATGACAAATTGATCACTAGACCGTATGAACAACATTTATAAATTGATTAAAATAAATTTATTTTAAGTTATACATGAAGGAGCTATTTAACTACGGGAATATTGGGACTCCAGCCGCTGTTGTCTCCAAATCCCCCCTTCGTTAATCTCCTCAGAAGTTACTTCTTATCTTTCCATAAAAAAATACCCTGTCTCCCATGGCTTCTGCTGAGGCCTAAGTAGACGGGTATCCTTTATCAAATATAGAAATTACTGATTACTGATTTAGGAACGAAGCTCAAACAATCTGGCCGTCTTCCCTACCGGAAGAGTAACGCTTAGGATACCCTCTACCGTATTCCAATCCCAAGTGGAGCCATGCTCCTGTGGGTAGGCACAGATCACGGACACATCAAGTCCCTTCAACTCTGGAATGGGCAATTGGATATCCGCACCTTCGCCAGCGATCCGCCATACCGCGAGATAACGCCGTTCGCCGTGCCGTAATCCGAAGCTCACCCACTCCCCGGCTGCATCAGGCAAGCCAAGCGGCCAAAATGGTGTAGACAATGCAATGTCTCCACGGATGATTTTGTAATAATCCAAAGCTTCCTTCACCAGCTCTCTGCGCCGCGGGCTCAGCTCGGCCAAATGGCCACTCTGATGCACACGAAGCAGCAGCGCGTTGACCATATTAAAGATAACTTCCTCGTCGTCACCTTCCCGTAAAGGATAGGACCATACCGCTGACTGTTCTGGAGTCAAAGCAGCAGGAGAAGCAGCGGCAATTGCCGCATACTGCACGTAATCCTCTTGGTCGCTGGTAGACTGGATGCTGTGCCGGCTAAGCATGGCATAATCCATTCGCATCCCGCCGCTCGAACAATTCTCTATAACAAGTTTAGGATAACGTGCAAAGATGCTATCCAACCAGCCGAGATAGGCCCGATTATGCTGCAGCAGACCATCTCCGAAGCTATCCGAATTGGTTTCCGTACCAATGCCTGAGTTAATGTTGTAATCCATCTTGATATAACCCACACCGTATTCTTCCACTAATCTCGTAATTACACTATTCGCATGGTCAATTACACGCGGATTGCGGTAATCCAACTGATAGCGGCTGCGATCCTTAACCCGTTTGCCATGGCGCATAAAGAACCAGCTGTCATCTGTCTCGGCCAGCTTCGGACTCTGAATGCCCATAACCTCCAGCTCCAGCCATAGGCCGGGAATCATCCCTTTGCTGCGAATATAATCCAG comes from Paenibacillus sp. 19GGS1-52 and encodes:
- a CDS encoding AbrB/MazE/SpoVT family DNA-binding domain-containing protein, which gives rise to MMKATGIVRKVDELGRIVIPIELRRTMGIDIKDPLEIFVDGEKIILRKYEPTCIFSGSAENLINFKGKMVSKDVLDELISSFDNI
- a CDS encoding aldehyde dehydrogenase codes for the protein MIPQTSESIDKMLAEHKQFYNGGRTKEINFRLQQLQKLKDNIKKYESRIITALHQDLRKSEFEAYATEIGFTLDSIGSMMKHLRRWAKPVKAKSPLHLFPSKSYVISEPYGTALIIGPFNYPFQLLIEPLIGAIAAGNCAVLKPSESTPNVSAVIEELIKEAFEPQYIRLVQGEKETTHLLIHAKFDYIFFTGSVPVGKLVMAAAARNLVPVTLELGGKSPVIVDKTANLDVAAKRIVWGKLVNAGQTCIAPDYMLVHSEIAGELISKIKQCITHFYGIDIQQNPDYGRIVNERQLHRLERMIEADRTKVIMGGIVVEADLYIEPTLLYPVTWNDSSMEDEIFGPILPIIEYSDLDEAIQSINDHPKPLALYLFTEDKQVEQEVLDRVSFGGGCINDTISHVSNTYMPFGGVGHSGIGGYHGQHSFAVFSHRKSIVKRSTRIDFGIVYPPYGNKVKLARRLLK